The following are encoded in a window of Syntrophorhabdaceae bacterium genomic DNA:
- a CDS encoding ParB/RepB/Spo0J family partition protein gives MKTIPLNDININDRRFCISYPLEDEILTESIQEIGIVQPVLLLDASPPIIITGFKRIASAKKLGFTKVPAIIKKAGADEAILMSIHDNLGRGLNTVEKACALEKMVSAGFPRQRIFGTMTLLSLEPHEKVLNNFVAIANEGEPLMGFLVRHGVSMKNIEYLLGFDVQERNDIISLVSPLRLTESLLREILEMLILIKIKKGAINFRGLRAAGDGRDLKTRLKKRNYPILSSMEKDLFTVKQRCALPPNIDIKVDPFFEKEYIDILLKIKSENDVKASIEKLRTILEDGYIRSILELTQG, from the coding sequence ATGAAAACAATTCCGCTGAACGATATCAATATCAACGACAGACGTTTCTGTATTTCCTATCCTCTGGAAGATGAGATCCTCACGGAATCGATACAAGAGATCGGTATCGTCCAGCCCGTCCTTCTTCTCGATGCCTCCCCCCCGATCATCATAACGGGGTTCAAAAGGATTGCGTCAGCAAAAAAGCTCGGATTCACAAAGGTCCCCGCAATAATCAAAAAGGCCGGCGCCGATGAGGCCATTCTCATGTCGATCCACGACAACCTTGGAAGAGGGCTTAATACCGTTGAAAAGGCCTGTGCGCTGGAAAAGATGGTCAGTGCGGGTTTCCCCCGGCAAAGGATCTTCGGGACAATGACGCTGTTGTCGCTTGAACCCCATGAAAAGGTTCTCAACAACTTTGTCGCAATAGCGAACGAAGGGGAACCCCTGATGGGTTTTCTTGTCCGGCACGGGGTTTCAATGAAGAACATTGAATATCTCCTTGGATTCGATGTGCAGGAAAGAAATGACATTATCTCCCTTGTATCCCCTCTCCGCCTTACCGAGAGCTTATTGAGAGAAATACTGGAGATGCTTATCCTCATCAAGATCAAAAAAGGCGCGATCAATTTCAGAGGGCTGCGTGCGGCAGGCGATGGGAGAGACCTGAAAACACGATTGAAGAAAAGGAACTATCCTATCCTGTCGTCTATGGAAAAAGACCTTTTTACCGTTAAACAACGCTGCGCGCTGCCGCCGAATATCGACATTAAGGTAGACCCTTTTTTTGAAAAGGAGTATATTGATATATTGTTGAAGATAAAAAGTGAAAACGATGTGAAGGCCTCCATCGAAAAACTGAGGACAATTCTGGAAGACGGTTATATAAGGAGCATCCTTGAACTCACTCAAGGTTGA
- a CDS encoding flavin reductase family protein produces MKKSIGARTMIFPTPVLVVGSYDKAGKPNAMTVAWGGICCSQPPCVGISLRKATYSYGNIVERKAFTINVATEQYVKEADYFGIATGKKVDKFATTGLTPVKSDCVDAPYIREFPFILECKLIRTVEIGLHTQFIGEILDVKADEDILGRDGLPDIGKIKPLVYAAEIRNYYGFGKFLGKSFSIGKKYSSVLIDSH; encoded by the coding sequence ATGAAGAAATCGATCGGGGCGAGGACCATGATATTTCCCACGCCGGTTCTTGTCGTGGGCTCATACGATAAGGCAGGGAAGCCGAACGCAATGACCGTCGCGTGGGGAGGGATATGCTGCTCGCAGCCGCCCTGTGTAGGGATCTCACTGAGAAAGGCAACGTATAGTTATGGGAATATTGTTGAAAGGAAGGCCTTTACAATTAATGTCGCGACAGAACAATACGTGAAAGAAGCGGATTATTTCGGGATTGCTACCGGAAAGAAGGTGGACAAGTTCGCGACAACAGGTCTGACGCCCGTTAAAAGCGATTGTGTCGATGCCCCCTATATCAGGGAATTTCCTTTTATCCTTGAATGTAAACTGATCCGGACCGTGGAGATCGGCCTGCATACACAGTTCATAGGCGAGATACTGGACGTGAAGGCAGATGAGGATATCCTCGGCAGGGACGGTCTCCCTGACATCGGGAAGATCAAACCTCTTGTATATGCCGCGGAGATACGGAACTACTACGGGTTTGGAAAATTCCTCGGCAAGTCATTCTCGATCGGAAAAAAATATTCATCAGTATTGATTGACAGTCATTAG